A window of the Candidatus Ozemobacteraceae bacterium genome harbors these coding sequences:
- a CDS encoding MFS transporter: protein MARTSHPWLRIFLPFAAGYFLSYLLRNVNAIIAPELMSELSVSAADLGLLTSAYLFAFGAFQLPLGILLDRYGPRRVETVLLLIAVVGCLLFSRGHDLQTLAVGRALIGLGVSACLMASFKAFSLWFPPERLASLNAAVMAAGGLGALTATSPLAWALEQTGWRGIFLALAALAFAVATGIFTTPVRQAAGTTETPGEQLRSIGGILASSAFWRYAPQAALVSGGFMALQGLWAVPWLMTVNGCTRDAAAFHLLLVSLAMLVGFAGLAVAVEPLSRRGLTPEQILVGGIGAGVAVMALIIFDAGPTQLLWFSMGLVFAISNLSYALLSEKFPSHLFGRVNSTLNIFVLGGAFGIQWGIGILVDAFGAAGFAQSAAFRLSFGALLAVQVLAWIVLLFPGKKKAR from the coding sequence ATGGCGAGGACATCCCATCCCTGGTTGCGCATTTTCCTGCCGTTCGCGGCGGGATACTTCCTGTCGTATCTTCTGCGCAACGTCAACGCCATCATCGCGCCGGAGCTGATGAGCGAATTGTCTGTCTCGGCCGCCGACCTCGGACTTCTCACCTCTGCCTACCTGTTCGCCTTCGGGGCCTTTCAACTGCCGCTGGGCATCCTGCTCGACCGGTACGGCCCGCGCCGCGTCGAGACGGTCCTGCTGCTGATCGCCGTCGTCGGCTGTCTCCTGTTTTCGCGGGGGCATGATCTTCAGACCCTTGCCGTCGGCCGCGCCCTGATCGGCCTCGGCGTCTCGGCCTGCCTGATGGCGTCGTTCAAGGCGTTTTCCCTGTGGTTTCCGCCGGAGCGGCTCGCCTCGCTCAATGCCGCCGTCATGGCCGCCGGCGGGCTGGGCGCGTTGACGGCGACGTCTCCCCTCGCCTGGGCCCTCGAACAGACCGGGTGGCGCGGCATCTTCCTCGCGCTCGCCGCGCTCGCCTTCGCGGTCGCGACCGGAATCTTCACGACTCCCGTCAGACAGGCCGCCGGCACTACCGAGACCCCCGGCGAGCAGCTGCGTTCGATCGGCGGCATTCTCGCCAGTTCCGCGTTCTGGCGCTACGCGCCGCAGGCCGCCCTCGTCTCGGGGGGCTTCATGGCGCTCCAGGGACTCTGGGCCGTCCCCTGGCTGATGACGGTCAACGGCTGCACGCGGGATGCGGCCGCCTTTCACCTTCTGCTGGTGAGCCTCGCCATGCTCGTGGGTTTTGCCGGGCTCGCCGTCGCGGTGGAACCGCTCTCGAGGCGCGGTCTCACCCCGGAACAGATTCTGGTCGGCGGCATCGGCGCGGGGGTCGCGGTGATGGCGCTGATCATCTTCGACGCCGGCCCCACGCAGCTTTTGTGGTTCTCAATGGGCCTGGTGTTTGCCATCAGCAACCTCTCGTATGCCCTGTTGAGCGAGAAGTTTCCGTCCCACCTCTTTGGCCGCGTCAACTCCACCCTGAACATCTTCGTTCTCGGCGGGGCGTTCGGCATCCAGTGGGGCATCGGCATTCTGGTCGACGCGTTCGGCGCCGCCGGATTCGCTCAATCTGCGGCTTTCCGCCTCTCCTTCGGCGCCCTCCTGGCCGTCCAGGTTCTCGCCTGGATCGTTCTCCTGTTCCCCGGGAAAAAGAAGGCCCGGTAG
- a CDS encoding PP2C family protein-serine/threonine phosphatase: protein MRRAISLVTFAAVLVLIPFFATWSILGVLERRETKLVLGTASEDLQEITAHLSRLAHPETACLELAERLSRAITWNGDLRGTLREWPADAVRLYLFDSAGKRVQRPGCSTGMTVASERAFGLVLRAAREGPFQLSAMEKSQAESFLGGHQMIPLLSSRPNHLHDFSFTGLARYVGWYQLQARPGGIAGHILLFIDQKKIDPFLLAARACSRIDRLAGGGHAFGWLDLRNSRHSGLGGGKPLPAPLAEKLRRLRLKPLYRGRSHLLALSDTNDGVRLFGMRRTPVPSDLILRLRSFLVVILLELFLVLMWAVFFGQNLVVPLRLQLLGWFGIAGVAGLAALIGFSHVYGQASQASLIRDNQNTAVRLLQSIDADFSPAFASWARAYRRAARDIERSITGEPASGSISSLEAHLQPFAKTRNFSAAFLYDTTDILRYKFIASPDSTTGNFANDQPKIIQALAQKAMDKFNSVPDEASEETTTGSRNMLNVLLARPVEQLIRLRGTLQPMTLHGVNATVFLDLLCTSDGLATAALVILHDTAVLEEKHLSATANNLERNTQHRLVALSKRSSGNLPAVPPSGLLREPDLERLRELLDLTGATQHRLGRIGGERMLVTAIPGRVMSDYHLFLLTPFQPIDDAVRAVSTRITLLAFAGTGFSLLLAWMFGGMLLGPMRILTEGIDRLVRMRLDEPVSVGTGDELQRIGDGVTAIMEDLHERSLAKTVQEQLISGRPMTGPGWHLQGWSRSASDIGGEIFDMLPLPDGRIAFMVGDVAARGVSAALVMAMAKTATRLFLDEEKATPTVVLSELDRYFRLHARRLSRVGMLLGIHDPATGCLRYAATGRLFPILLASEAAPSLLAVDGDGLGAGSSGRATPEHQLTLAPGDRLVICTDGVVDACDPAGRAAGSAGISDLLDGLRSEEPEHLGGRLWEALNAWQGGQTPADDQTVLLLAALPVHSDQTGEESS, encoded by the coding sequence GTGCGACGCGCGATCTCGCTTGTCACGTTCGCTGCGGTTCTCGTTCTGATCCCGTTTTTCGCAACCTGGTCTATCCTGGGCGTTCTCGAGAGACGCGAAACGAAGCTGGTCCTGGGAACCGCATCCGAAGACCTCCAGGAAATCACCGCGCATCTTTCCCGCCTTGCCCATCCCGAAACGGCCTGCCTCGAACTCGCCGAGCGTCTTTCCCGCGCCATCACCTGGAACGGCGATCTCAGGGGGACGCTGCGCGAATGGCCGGCCGACGCGGTCAGGCTGTATCTGTTTGATTCCGCCGGAAAACGCGTTCAGCGGCCGGGCTGCAGTACCGGCATGACCGTGGCCTCCGAGCGCGCCTTCGGCCTGGTACTCCGCGCCGCCCGGGAAGGACCGTTCCAGCTTTCCGCGATGGAGAAAAGCCAGGCGGAGTCGTTTCTCGGGGGCCACCAGATGATCCCTCTGCTTTCGTCGCGGCCGAATCATCTTCACGACTTTTCGTTCACCGGCCTGGCGCGGTACGTCGGCTGGTATCAGCTCCAAGCCCGGCCCGGCGGCATTGCCGGACACATCCTCCTTTTCATCGACCAGAAGAAGATCGACCCGTTCCTGCTCGCCGCGCGCGCGTGCTCCCGGATCGACCGTCTGGCCGGCGGCGGTCATGCCTTCGGATGGCTCGACCTGAGGAACAGTCGCCACTCCGGACTCGGCGGCGGCAAGCCACTTCCCGCACCTCTCGCGGAAAAACTCCGACGCCTCCGGTTGAAGCCGCTGTATCGCGGCCGCAGCCATCTGCTCGCCCTGAGCGACACGAACGACGGTGTTCGCCTGTTCGGCATGCGCCGGACACCGGTTCCGTCGGATCTCATTCTCCGCCTGCGCAGCTTCCTCGTCGTGATCCTTCTCGAGCTTTTCCTGGTGCTGATGTGGGCGGTTTTTTTCGGCCAAAATCTCGTCGTTCCGCTCCGTCTCCAGCTTCTCGGCTGGTTCGGCATCGCGGGCGTCGCAGGGCTTGCCGCCCTGATCGGGTTTTCCCACGTGTACGGTCAGGCCAGCCAGGCATCGCTCATCCGGGACAACCAGAACACCGCCGTCCGTCTTCTCCAGAGCATCGACGCCGATTTCAGCCCGGCCTTCGCCTCCTGGGCGCGGGCATACCGCCGGGCCGCCCGCGACATCGAGCGGAGCATCACGGGCGAGCCGGCTTCAGGCAGTATTTCCTCTCTGGAAGCCCACCTCCAGCCCTTTGCAAAGACCCGGAATTTTTCGGCGGCATTCCTGTACGACACGACAGATATTCTTCGTTATAAATTCATCGCGTCCCCCGACTCGACGACGGGAAACTTCGCCAACGACCAGCCAAAGATCATCCAGGCCCTCGCCCAGAAAGCGATGGACAAGTTCAACTCCGTCCCGGACGAGGCTTCGGAGGAGACGACGACCGGATCGCGCAACATGCTCAACGTTCTCCTGGCGCGCCCCGTTGAGCAACTCATCAGGTTGCGGGGCACGCTCCAGCCGATGACTCTCCACGGAGTCAACGCCACGGTGTTCCTCGACCTGCTCTGCACCTCCGACGGCCTCGCGACGGCCGCCCTCGTCATTCTGCACGATACGGCGGTTCTCGAGGAGAAGCATCTCTCCGCCACCGCAAACAATCTCGAACGGAACACACAGCACCGACTCGTCGCCCTCTCGAAGCGCAGTTCCGGCAATCTCCCCGCCGTGCCCCCGTCCGGGCTTCTGCGTGAACCGGATCTGGAGCGACTCCGGGAACTGCTCGACCTCACCGGGGCGACGCAGCACCGACTCGGCCGCATCGGGGGCGAGCGCATGCTCGTAACGGCCATTCCGGGGCGCGTGATGTCGGATTACCACCTGTTCCTGCTGACCCCCTTCCAGCCGATCGACGACGCCGTGCGAGCGGTCTCCACGCGCATCACCCTCCTGGCTTTCGCCGGCACCGGCTTTTCCCTGCTGTTGGCCTGGATGTTCGGCGGCATGCTGCTGGGACCGATGCGCATCCTCACCGAAGGCATCGACCGCCTGGTCCGGATGCGACTTGACGAACCCGTCAGCGTCGGCACGGGCGATGAACTCCAACGGATCGGCGACGGCGTCACCGCCATCATGGAGGACCTGCACGAGCGGTCGCTCGCGAAGACCGTCCAGGAGCAGCTGATCTCGGGCCGGCCCATGACCGGCCCCGGCTGGCATCTTCAGGGCTGGAGCCGCTCCGCATCGGATATCGGCGGCGAGATCTTCGACATGCTCCCCCTTCCTGACGGGCGGATCGCGTTCATGGTCGGCGACGTCGCGGCGCGCGGCGTCAGCGCCGCTCTCGTGATGGCCATGGCGAAAACCGCGACGCGCCTCTTCCTCGACGAGGAGAAGGCCACGCCCACGGTCGTTCTGAGCGAGCTCGACAGGTATTTCCGCCTCCACGCCCGCCGGCTCAGCCGTGTCGGAATGCTGCTCGGCATCCACGATCCGGCGACCGGATGTCTCCGGTATGCCGCGACGGGCCGTCTGTTTCCGATCCTGCTCGCGAGCGAAGCGGCGCCAAGCCTGCTGGCCGTCGACGGAGACGGTCTGGGCGCAGGCTCGAGCGGCCGTGCGACCCCGGAACATCAGCTGACGCTGGCACCCGGTGACCGGCTCGTCATCTGCACCGATGGGGTCGTCGACGCATGCGACCCGGCCGGCCGGGCAGCCGGCAGCGCGGGAATTTCCGACCTGCTCGACGGCCTCCGCTCCGAGGAGCCGGAGCATCTCGGCGGAAGGCTCTGGGAGGCTCTCAACGCATGGCAGGGCGGGCAAACTCCGGCGGATGACCAGACCGTTCTCCTCCTTGCGGCCCTGCCCGTCCATTCAGACCAGACCGGAGAGGAATCGTCATGA
- a CDS encoding SpoIIE family protein phosphatase yields MMQASPPRTCRQSPGIATLGQWLFRLLLWLGFPTLVIGVALDIGADSSRRAARNAVFGGMERAFTELQTEADSQIFFQRELEDVFASVRGLAARPDAVDAVVRGFSGKWPSGSIDIHVFGGSGTLIQRRTSPPDIQEFMDRIRLDWTHHLEVPATITQRLSQILPAPETLMRAMKGRPGKAIQLGGSLAFSWGFHVFQDGIPEQRIAGMLAFIHQQKLPPRFIPDRVRQRLGLTDTVIAGDEETDVVIPGTARRMPLVELKRLQSLAADDRIVLEDRLVSLKRLDDTTLVVSSAPDPGYPKGFLLAVAAFHILFIIFIGIKSYTLTFGGASVSFPVWGKLLLFFGLGFGFPLLLSSGLAHLYLEERREGIPEELCQEAYRHLSAVDARFAPYLTLRRLQYDRMCRDAERRLNRAELDLGAFRQMFDEFRFDGMRIVASSGQSLQTARIILAEMRRCVSLPKTERVRLFQSFVERGLIPTPLEVEAIIHGQEALDRDTAEGSRVENMIARAAVQAGKLAMDQANADRGLSGARQSSTADMVVDSVLEDDAKELIQGVRTGLRKFVSVSSGASIAQLYIDVIAGPAGDAWYAIFIFHNLITLEMNFLETLFARGASDGYRPDADSPLRLYAVSWHHQGLCFPNQQDHRRFSKLLARLNRCSNAVSLTMDIDGSPHLVCALPATALKHYALLAIVPVAELERRFGEVSARVWGCVAVLALFGLGVLTALWYRVVTPIAAITAGLEAMKKGGYDSPIPVTGTDELGQMCAAVNQAMERLKEMELARTVQADLLPQSRLDLGPYLVQGRNSMIQAVGGDYFDFIPLHRGLTAVILGDVTGHGVSAALVTAMAKAAFTILCPRYPDQPEEVLQRLNRLMLNILNRSKMMSCFLGILDVQARRIMAANAGQCYPILIPHDGASAQVAMPSQPLGTRAKAVFKRLDIDLRNAGLLLYSDGLVEAMSPDRIMFGYDNVTAAAGQLRRETGRRISADTDLLAPLFARLQAHIGTGSYSDDVTLVVIMPRD; encoded by the coding sequence ATGATGCAGGCCTCGCCTCCCCGGACATGCCGGCAATCGCCTGGAATCGCAACCCTCGGCCAGTGGTTGTTCCGTCTTCTTCTCTGGCTGGGCTTCCCCACGCTCGTCATCGGCGTCGCTCTCGACATCGGCGCCGATTCAAGCCGCCGGGCGGCCCGGAACGCCGTTTTTGGCGGGATGGAGCGTGCGTTCACCGAACTTCAGACGGAAGCGGACTCCCAGATATTTTTCCAGCGCGAACTGGAAGACGTGTTCGCTTCCGTCCGCGGTCTCGCGGCCCGTCCGGACGCCGTCGATGCCGTCGTTCGCGGCTTTTCCGGGAAATGGCCGTCCGGCTCGATCGATATCCACGTGTTCGGCGGCTCGGGAACGCTGATCCAGCGCCGCACCTCGCCTCCAGACATCCAGGAGTTCATGGACAGGATCAGGCTCGACTGGACCCATCATCTCGAGGTGCCCGCCACGATCACCCAGCGGCTGAGCCAGATCCTTCCCGCTCCGGAGACGCTCATGCGCGCCATGAAGGGCCGGCCCGGAAAGGCCATCCAGCTCGGCGGTTCCCTGGCTTTCAGCTGGGGATTCCACGTGTTCCAGGACGGCATTCCCGAACAGCGCATCGCAGGCATGCTCGCCTTCATTCATCAGCAGAAACTGCCCCCGCGCTTCATTCCCGATCGGGTGCGACAACGACTCGGGCTCACCGACACCGTCATCGCTGGAGACGAGGAGACGGACGTTGTGATTCCCGGCACGGCGCGGCGGATGCCGCTGGTCGAACTGAAGCGGTTGCAGTCGCTCGCGGCGGACGACCGCATCGTCCTGGAAGACAGGCTCGTATCGCTGAAACGTCTCGACGACACCACTCTGGTCGTCTCTTCGGCGCCCGACCCCGGGTATCCGAAGGGCTTCCTCCTCGCCGTCGCCGCATTCCATATTCTTTTTATTATATTTATCGGTATTAAATCTTATACCCTCACGTTCGGCGGCGCGAGCGTTTCGTTTCCGGTCTGGGGAAAGCTGCTGCTGTTCTTCGGCCTCGGTTTCGGGTTCCCGCTGCTGCTTTCCTCGGGCCTCGCGCATCTGTATCTCGAGGAACGGCGCGAGGGGATCCCCGAAGAACTGTGCCAGGAGGCATATCGGCACCTTTCGGCTGTCGACGCGCGCTTCGCGCCGTATCTCACTCTCCGCCGCCTCCAATATGACCGGATGTGCCGGGATGCGGAACGACGTTTGAACCGCGCGGAGCTCGATCTGGGAGCCTTCCGGCAGATGTTCGACGAGTTCCGATTCGATGGGATGCGGATTGTTGCCTCAAGCGGCCAGTCGTTGCAGACGGCGAGGATCATCCTCGCCGAGATGCGGCGGTGCGTGAGCCTGCCGAAAACCGAACGCGTGAGGCTGTTCCAGAGTTTCGTCGAACGGGGCCTGATCCCGACGCCCCTCGAGGTCGAAGCGATCATCCACGGCCAGGAGGCGCTGGACCGGGACACCGCCGAAGGCTCGCGAGTCGAGAACATGATCGCCCGGGCCGCCGTCCAGGCCGGCAAGCTCGCCATGGACCAGGCGAACGCCGACCGGGGGCTGAGCGGCGCGCGCCAGTCCAGCACGGCGGACATGGTCGTCGACAGCGTCCTCGAGGATGACGCGAAGGAGCTGATTCAGGGAGTCCGCACGGGGCTGCGGAAATTCGTCTCGGTCTCGAGCGGCGCATCGATCGCTCAGCTGTATATCGACGTCATTGCCGGACCCGCCGGCGACGCCTGGTATGCGATTTTCATTTTCCACAACCTGATCACCCTCGAGATGAATTTCCTCGAAACTCTCTTCGCTCGCGGTGCCTCGGATGGGTATCGGCCCGACGCCGACTCGCCGCTGAGGCTGTATGCCGTCTCTTGGCATCACCAGGGTCTCTGCTTTCCAAATCAGCAGGACCACCGGAGATTCTCGAAACTCCTGGCGCGACTCAACCGCTGCTCAAACGCCGTTTCCCTCACGATGGATATCGACGGATCGCCCCATCTCGTCTGCGCCCTTCCCGCCACTGCCCTGAAGCATTACGCCCTGCTCGCGATCGTTCCCGTCGCCGAGCTGGAGCGACGCTTCGGCGAGGTGTCCGCGCGGGTCTGGGGCTGCGTCGCGGTCCTGGCCCTGTTCGGGCTGGGCGTTCTCACCGCCTTGTGGTATCGCGTTGTCACGCCGATCGCCGCGATCACGGCCGGTCTCGAGGCGATGAAGAAGGGCGGCTACGACAGCCCGATCCCCGTGACAGGCACAGACGAGCTCGGCCAGATGTGCGCCGCCGTCAACCAGGCGATGGAACGGTTGAAGGAGATGGAACTCGCCCGCACCGTGCAGGCGGACCTCCTTCCGCAGAGCCGTCTGGACCTCGGCCCATACCTCGTGCAGGGCAGAAACAGCATGATCCAGGCCGTCGGGGGCGATTACTTCGATTTCATCCCCCTGCATCGGGGGCTGACAGCCGTTATCCTGGGCGACGTAACGGGCCACGGCGTCTCGGCGGCCCTCGTCACGGCGATGGCCAAGGCCGCGTTCACGATTCTGTGCCCGCGCTATCCAGACCAGCCGGAAGAAGTGCTTCAGCGGCTGAACAGGTTGATGCTGAATATCCTGAACCGGTCCAAGATGATGAGTTGTTTTCTGGGCATTCTCGATGTGCAGGCCAGGCGCATAATGGCGGCAAACGCGGGCCAGTGTTATCCCATCCTGATCCCTCACGACGGCGCCTCGGCCCAGGTGGCCATGCCGTCCCAGCCTCTCGGAACGCGTGCGAAAGCCGTGTTCAAGCGGCTCGATATCGATCTGCGAAACGCCGGCCTGCTGCTGTATTCCGACGGTCTCGTCGAGGCGATGAGCCCCGACCGAATCATGTTCGGCTACGACAACGTCACGGCCGCCGCCGGACAACTCAGACGGGAAACGGGGCGCAGAATTTCAGCCGACACCGACCTGCTGGCCCCGCTGTTTGCCCGACTCCAGGCGCATATCGGAACCGGCAGCTACAGCGACGATGTGACGCTGGTCGTCATCATGCCGCGCGACTGA
- a CDS encoding HEAT repeat domain-containing protein: MNGDNETYTSARGQGEYAWPALLLIFLILGGLPHGPVPASMATAGEKAGVKAAHDLDKDLDVVGSPESSASTPESAAPTAEEGKPVPEEHLPSPPEDLDQIEQQAEGLLAGKKFDAAADFVRENEAALAVSFRLKQILLEALIQTENPNWVDVGNRAEALLEESPADPVGNLALGMSWANRKTPDAAKALTYLAKAKDSKRALAMAGAVYWKFWAKKNWYGLVGILALVLGGGFAVARARKRRRQAEEELANALGGAPPARESEAPSGSNAVDEPRPAARAGISPAAAKTTEQASRKTVPGTDQKPGPDMKPEQAPEPIPGPADEARAPAKEPVTESSVPVSERPPALTSGPATVAPPDVTLRSEPSASTPAAHAAHIPHARATEVLPAIDLAAANLGPGGLAPSRPPHLPGREAEAVWQNLVRQATSRPIPLDVREPAPPPPPPPVIDPAQAGDVTLDLSDASMTEDLVTKLRMLAITDGELRKLLQMRNPEHLPALVEYITMKPDPVRLAFMAREMGHYHDPAVSEILSTLLYHPDHRVTLSAIQGLQINGGSESVAVVCPFLESDVPVLVEAARAALTEFGPRLVLEGLARLPSHPDERVRSGGVFVLSRMKGDAVSRLLVAMLGDPSSEVRRKVLLAMAYQKNPAYIPTLREFVRQAPDEDRKVARKAIVFLQSMERKPG, from the coding sequence ATGAACGGCGATAACGAAACGTATACATCGGCACGTGGCCAAGGGGAATACGCGTGGCCGGCCTTGCTGCTGATCTTCCTCATCCTCGGCGGACTTCCCCATGGGCCCGTTCCGGCCAGCATGGCGACGGCCGGAGAAAAGGCGGGAGTGAAGGCTGCTCATGACCTCGACAAGGATCTCGACGTCGTCGGTTCTCCCGAATCGTCCGCCTCTACGCCGGAGTCCGCCGCGCCCACCGCGGAAGAAGGAAAGCCGGTTCCCGAGGAACACCTGCCGTCCCCTCCGGAAGACCTGGACCAGATCGAGCAGCAGGCGGAAGGGCTGCTTGCCGGGAAAAAATTCGACGCCGCTGCTGATTTCGTCAGGGAAAACGAGGCCGCGCTTGCCGTTTCCTTCAGACTGAAGCAGATTCTGCTCGAGGCGCTCATCCAGACGGAAAATCCCAACTGGGTGGATGTCGGAAACCGAGCGGAGGCGCTGCTCGAAGAGAGCCCGGCCGACCCCGTCGGAAACCTGGCGCTCGGCATGTCCTGGGCCAACCGGAAAACGCCCGATGCCGCCAAGGCCCTGACGTATCTGGCGAAGGCGAAGGACTCGAAGAGAGCCCTGGCCATGGCCGGCGCCGTCTATTGGAAGTTTTGGGCGAAGAAGAACTGGTATGGTCTTGTGGGCATCCTCGCTCTGGTTCTCGGAGGCGGGTTCGCCGTCGCGCGAGCTCGAAAACGCAGGCGCCAGGCCGAAGAAGAGCTCGCCAACGCCCTGGGCGGGGCTCCGCCAGCTCGGGAGAGTGAGGCGCCTTCGGGATCGAACGCCGTCGATGAACCTCGTCCGGCTGCCCGGGCAGGCATTTCGCCGGCGGCGGCTAAGACCACGGAACAAGCTTCGAGAAAAACGGTTCCGGGAACTGACCAAAAGCCCGGGCCCGACATGAAGCCCGAACAGGCGCCCGAGCCGATACCCGGGCCTGCCGATGAGGCGCGCGCACCTGCGAAAGAGCCTGTCACGGAGTCCTCCGTGCCGGTCTCAGAACGTCCGCCCGCCCTGACGTCCGGGCCGGCCACGGTGGCGCCGCCCGACGTGACGCTACGAAGCGAACCCTCCGCATCCACTCCCGCGGCACATGCCGCGCATATTCCCCATGCCCGGGCCACGGAGGTTCTTCCGGCCATCGATCTGGCGGCGGCGAATCTCGGACCCGGCGGTCTCGCGCCTTCCAGGCCCCCGCATCTGCCCGGGCGTGAGGCTGAGGCCGTCTGGCAGAACCTCGTCCGTCAGGCGACGTCGAGGCCGATACCGCTCGACGTGCGCGAGCCGGCGCCTCCCCCACCTCCGCCGCCTGTCATCGATCCGGCCCAGGCGGGCGACGTCACGCTCGATCTCTCCGACGCATCCATGACGGAAGACCTGGTGACGAAACTGCGCATGCTGGCGATCACCGACGGCGAGTTGCGAAAACTGCTCCAGATGCGCAATCCCGAACACCTGCCGGCGCTCGTCGAATACATCACCATGAAGCCCGACCCGGTGCGACTGGCCTTCATGGCTCGCGAGATGGGACACTACCACGATCCGGCCGTCTCGGAAATTCTGTCGACATTACTCTATCACCCCGACCACCGTGTGACCCTTTCGGCGATCCAGGGCCTGCAGATCAACGGCGGCTCCGAGTCGGTGGCGGTCGTCTGCCCGTTCCTTGAGTCGGACGTTCCGGTGCTCGTCGAGGCGGCCCGGGCGGCGCTCACCGAATTTGGCCCGCGGCTCGTTCTGGAAGGGCTCGCACGCCTGCCGTCCCACCCCGACGAGCGCGTGCGCTCCGGCGGGGTGTTCGTCCTGTCGCGCATGAAAGGCGATGCGGTTTCGCGTCTGCTCGTCGCGATGCTCGGCGACCCGTCCTCCGAGGTGCGCCGCAAGGTGCTGCTCGCGATGGCCTACCAGAAAAATCCCGCCTATATCCCCACGCTTCGCGAATTCGTCCGCCAGGCACCGGACGAAGACCGGAAAGTTGCCCGAAAGGCGATCGTGTTCCTCCAGTCGATGGAGCGGAAACCGGGATGA